One segment of Thermonema lapsum DNA contains the following:
- a CDS encoding acyl-CoA dehydrogenase family protein: MDTISRNHIENRVLPADFSPSQNFYESDRLAAHYWKKYFSPQLSEYLTPKLQWTGAQAAQVMDALSLAADKHPPVLKRRNFYGEDIFEIEFHPAYWQLMDIAVRSDMFRVKWHPKLRAAFQKERHLAGFAPYFLYSMAEGGIPCPLCMTDGAARLIDRFCEEEDKQRLLPHIYTDKLADFYTGAMFLTEKSGGSDVGANLVKAAPEKNNYYRLNGEKWFCSNANAQVIFALARTGTLAEGTRGLSLFLVEPTLPGGGRNPMEVVRLKDKLGVRSMASAEIIMHNTLAKRIGKEGEGFKLMAEMVNLSRLYNAVAATAFARRALVEAYQFACHRSTFGKRLIEHPLAYDKFVELGARYQAVFYITWRAIRALDGADNGNESEAHLARLLIPMVKRYTALEAVYIIRESMEMMGGIGYIEDGVMPKLMRDALVLPIWEGAGNIMILDMLRATAKSKGLEVMVKEMSAAFRQEGEAALPFLHQLDELLKEMKELPEGDENQLVAKHLFERLTQLYTLSLLIEEQSEATPWLAACWNYRHHTLAKPVAMPSVHDAHRLVAWDF; the protein is encoded by the coding sequence ATGGATACCATCAGCCGCAATCACATAGAAAACCGAGTATTGCCTGCGGATTTTTCCCCCAGTCAAAACTTTTATGAAAGTGACCGCTTGGCAGCTCATTATTGGAAAAAGTATTTTTCTCCGCAGTTGAGTGAGTACTTGACTCCCAAGCTGCAATGGACCGGTGCACAAGCTGCCCAAGTGATGGATGCCCTTTCGCTGGCTGCCGATAAACACCCGCCTGTTCTAAAACGACGCAATTTCTATGGCGAAGATATCTTCGAAATAGAGTTTCATCCTGCCTATTGGCAACTGATGGATATTGCCGTGCGCTCGGATATGTTTCGAGTGAAGTGGCATCCTAAGCTGCGAGCTGCCTTTCAAAAAGAGCGCCATTTGGCAGGCTTTGCCCCTTATTTCTTGTATTCCATGGCAGAGGGGGGGATTCCCTGTCCTTTGTGTATGACCGATGGCGCCGCTCGTCTGATTGACCGTTTCTGCGAAGAAGAAGACAAACAGCGTTTGCTGCCGCATATCTATACCGACAAGCTCGCAGACTTTTATACCGGTGCTATGTTTCTTACCGAAAAGTCGGGCGGCTCTGATGTAGGTGCCAACTTAGTAAAGGCAGCTCCCGAAAAGAACAATTATTATCGCTTGAATGGCGAGAAATGGTTCTGTAGCAATGCCAATGCCCAAGTGATATTTGCTTTGGCACGCACCGGTACACTTGCAGAAGGCACACGTGGGCTTTCTCTGTTTTTGGTAGAGCCCACTTTGCCGGGTGGCGGGCGCAATCCTATGGAGGTGGTACGCCTGAAAGATAAGCTGGGCGTACGTTCTATGGCAAGTGCCGAAATTATCATGCACAACACCCTTGCCAAGCGAATAGGAAAAGAAGGAGAGGGGTTTAAGTTGATGGCAGAGATGGTCAATCTTTCGCGCCTATACAATGCAGTAGCGGCAACAGCCTTTGCCCGTCGTGCGCTTGTTGAAGCTTATCAATTTGCCTGCCATCGTTCTACTTTCGGCAAGAGACTCATTGAGCACCCCTTGGCTTATGATAAGTTCGTAGAGCTGGGGGCTCGCTATCAGGCTGTCTTTTACATTACCTGGCGGGCAATCAGGGCATTAGATGGCGCCGACAACGGCAACGAAAGCGAAGCCCACTTAGCACGCTTGTTGATTCCTATGGTAAAAAGATATACAGCCCTCGAAGCGGTCTATATTATACGGGAGTCGATGGAGATGATGGGGGGCATCGGCTACATTGAAGACGGCGTGATGCCCAAACTGATGCGTGACGCGCTGGTCTTGCCTATCTGGGAAGGTGCTGGCAATATCATGATATTAGACATGTTGCGGGCAACTGCCAAGTCGAAAGGCTTGGAGGTGATGGTCAAAGAAATGAGCGCTGCTTTCCGGCAAGAGGGCGAGGCTGCGCTTCCCTTTTTGCATCAGCTGGACGAGCTGCTCAAAGAGATGAAGGAGCTGCCCGAAGGCGATGAAAATCAACTGGTAGCAAAACATCTGTTCGAGCGCCTGACACAACTCTACACGCTGAGTCTGCTCATCGAAGAGCAAAGCGAGGCTACTCCTTGGCTGGCAGCTTGTTGGAATTACCGGCATCATACCTTGGCAAAGCCCGTTGCCATGCCTTCGGTGCACGATGCCCATCGGCTCGTGGCTTGGGATTTTTAA
- the secDF gene encoding protein translocase subunit SecDF: MSEKGAIKWLAIILGVLSVYYLSFTLVHYKVQSEAEAYATDKNGNIDFAQKQHYLDSVANVTVYNLGFRSFTYEEVQKRALSLGLDLQGGMHLVLEVSPADIVKALAGARAKTGDFEKALKLAQQKQQNSQAPFGTLFAEAYKEVKPDANLARLFANPGNKELTFNSSDEEVVAYLNKEINGAVDRAFEVLRRRIDKFGVANPAIQKLPTSGRIQVELPGVDDPERAKKLLSGVAKLEFYRVYPLTDLQYALLQLRDYLKIEDKAAQAEEKNPFEESNAKQKEEVSNPFEETSDSIAQAQTDSLKAADSLQAKQVQADSTKSDSLQIKRSRFDELFVLTGYGVYVSVEDTAEVNKILRDEMVRSFFPSNLRILWAAKPEAGVDNPLAGKLELYFIETRRDGKPLLEGDVIADARPDYDENGRPSVSMSMNAEGARKWAKITRENIGQRIAIVLDNYVYTAPTVQSEITGGNSSITGNFTVEEAADLANVLKAGKLPAPVRIVEEAVVGPSLGKESIRQGILSIVLGFILVLAFMAVYYGSSGWVANFALFINLLFIFGVLAPLGAVLTLPGIAGIVLTIGMAVDANVLIYERIREELKHGLPLVGAIEKGYTKALSSIIDANVTTFLTGLILYIFGSGPVQGFAIILLIGIVCSVFSSVFVSRLVVEYLAGDGKKPRINFITTFTRKVSEWLDSQNFDFIANRKKAYIFSSVVIVLGIVATLIMGGFNLGVDFKGGRSYVVEFDKAVSTQEVRAALAPVFENKAPEVKLFGANNRLKITTSYLIDDASDAADNTVREALEKGLNQFSEMNPKVLSSSKVGATIADDIRSTSQVAVVFSLIVIFLYILLRFRQWQYSLGAVVALFHDAFVVLSAYQLANLLGFSLEIDQVFIAAILTIIGYSINDTVVIFDRIREYRTEFGSMPLGVLLNKAINQTLSRTIITALTTFLVVFVLLLFGGEVLRGFAFALVVGVIFGTYSSVFIAAPIVYDFTKKNATKKAVDNA; encoded by the coding sequence ATGTCAGAAAAAGGAGCTATCAAATGGTTAGCCATTATATTGGGTGTCTTGTCGGTTTATTATCTGTCCTTCACTTTGGTGCACTATAAAGTGCAGAGCGAAGCAGAAGCTTATGCCACCGACAAAAATGGAAACATCGATTTCGCCCAAAAGCAACATTATCTAGATTCTGTCGCCAATGTGACAGTGTACAACTTGGGCTTTCGCTCATTTACTTATGAAGAAGTACAAAAACGTGCCCTTTCCTTGGGTTTGGACTTGCAGGGGGGCATGCACTTGGTGCTTGAAGTATCGCCTGCTGATATTGTAAAGGCACTGGCAGGGGCAAGAGCCAAGACCGGAGACTTCGAAAAAGCCCTTAAACTGGCACAACAAAAGCAGCAAAACAGCCAAGCGCCCTTCGGTACCCTCTTTGCCGAAGCATACAAAGAGGTGAAGCCTGATGCCAATTTGGCGCGCTTGTTTGCCAATCCCGGAAACAAAGAATTGACCTTCAACTCTTCCGATGAAGAGGTAGTAGCTTACTTGAACAAAGAAATCAACGGCGCCGTTGACCGTGCTTTCGAAGTATTGCGTCGTCGTATCGATAAGTTCGGTGTTGCTAACCCCGCTATTCAAAAGTTGCCTACGAGTGGGCGCATCCAAGTGGAATTGCCCGGTGTCGATGACCCCGAGCGTGCTAAAAAGCTGCTTTCCGGGGTAGCCAAGCTTGAGTTTTATCGTGTTTATCCGCTCACTGACCTGCAGTATGCTCTCTTGCAGTTGAGAGACTACCTGAAAATAGAAGACAAGGCTGCTCAAGCGGAAGAAAAGAACCCCTTTGAAGAGAGCAATGCCAAACAAAAAGAAGAGGTAAGCAATCCTTTTGAAGAAACAAGCGATTCCATCGCGCAGGCACAAACCGATTCTTTGAAAGCAGCTGACTCGTTGCAGGCAAAACAAGTACAAGCCGACTCTACCAAATCCGACTCTCTGCAGATAAAACGCTCTCGTTTCGATGAGCTTTTCGTATTAACCGGCTACGGCGTGTATGTATCTGTAGAAGATACCGCCGAAGTGAACAAAATCCTGCGCGATGAAATGGTGCGCAGCTTCTTCCCTTCGAATTTACGCATCTTGTGGGCTGCCAAACCCGAAGCCGGCGTGGACAATCCCTTAGCAGGCAAGCTGGAGCTCTATTTCATAGAGACTCGTCGCGACGGCAAACCGCTGCTCGAAGGAGACGTTATTGCCGATGCCCGCCCCGACTATGACGAAAATGGGCGCCCGTCTGTTTCTATGTCTATGAATGCCGAAGGAGCTCGCAAGTGGGCAAAAATTACCCGCGAAAACATAGGACAGCGTATAGCTATCGTGCTCGATAACTATGTGTACACCGCCCCCACCGTGCAGTCGGAAATCACCGGAGGCAATTCCTCTATTACCGGTAACTTTACCGTAGAAGAAGCTGCTGACCTTGCCAATGTATTGAAAGCCGGTAAACTGCCTGCCCCCGTACGCATCGTAGAAGAAGCCGTGGTGGGTCCTTCTTTGGGTAAAGAGTCCATCCGTCAAGGCATTTTGTCTATTGTCTTGGGCTTCATATTGGTGCTTGCCTTCATGGCTGTGTATTACGGCAGCAGTGGTTGGGTTGCCAACTTCGCATTGTTTATCAACCTCTTGTTTATCTTCGGTGTACTGGCACCTTTAGGCGCTGTACTTACCCTGCCCGGTATTGCTGGTATCGTATTGACCATAGGTATGGCAGTGGATGCTAATGTGCTGATTTATGAGCGTATCCGTGAGGAATTGAAACATGGTTTGCCTTTGGTCGGTGCCATAGAAAAAGGCTACACCAAAGCCTTGAGCTCTATCATCGATGCCAACGTGACCACCTTCCTTACCGGCTTGATTCTCTATATTTTTGGCTCTGGTCCGGTGCAAGGCTTTGCCATCATCCTCTTGATTGGCATTGTGTGCTCGGTCTTCTCTTCGGTATTTGTATCCCGTTTGGTAGTAGAATATCTTGCCGGCGATGGTAAAAAGCCACGCATCAACTTCATTACTACCTTTACGCGCAAGGTATCGGAATGGCTCGACTCCCAAAACTTTGATTTCATTGCCAATCGCAAAAAAGCCTACATCTTCTCTTCGGTAGTGATTGTTTTGGGGATTGTGGCTACCCTCATTATGGGAGGATTCAACTTGGGGGTTGACTTTAAAGGCGGGCGCTCCTACGTGGTAGAGTTCGACAAAGCCGTATCGACACAAGAGGTGCGTGCTGCTTTGGCTCCCGTATTTGAAAACAAAGCTCCCGAAGTGAAGCTTTTTGGTGCCAACAATCGCCTGAAAATAACAACCAGCTACTTGATTGATGATGCAAGCGATGCCGCCGACAATACTGTGCGCGAGGCATTGGAGAAAGGCTTGAACCAGTTCTCTGAGATGAATCCCAAAGTGCTGAGCTCAAGTAAAGTAGGCGCTACCATCGCCGATGACATACGCAGCACTTCGCAAGTGGCAGTAGTCTTTTCTTTGATTGTTATTTTCCTTTACATCTTGCTGCGTTTCCGTCAGTGGCAATATAGCTTGGGTGCCGTGGTGGCATTGTTCCACGATGCTTTTGTGGTATTGTCTGCATACCAGCTTGCCAACCTGCTGGGCTTCTCTTTGGAGATAGACCAAGTATTTATTGCCGCGATACTTACCATCATCGGTTACTCTATCAACGACACCGTGGTAATATTTGACCGCATCCGTGAATACCGCACCGAATTCGGTAGCATGCCTTTGGGTGTCTTACTTAACAAAGCCATCAACCAAACCTTGAGTCGTACAATCATTACAGCACTAACCACTTTCTTGGTAGTGTTTGTCCTGCTCTTGTTTGGTGGAGAGGTATTGCGCGGCTTTGCGTTTGCATTGGTAGTGGGGGTTATCTTCGGTACCTACTCTTCGGTGTTCATTGCAGCGCCCATAGTGTACGACTTCACTAAGAAAAATGCCACCAAAAAAGCGGTCGATAATGCATAA
- a CDS encoding sensor histidine kinase: MWSVIKRWSVRYKLFASYAFFIALLGGLMAISLSFYNKRRSISLLSQQMTNVMIQTLQLVKIEQSFFLTDLKKSYFYRYGRSELIDKHKQLYTHIQQTIDTLLKAPLVQGSDIQLHLKDAREQLSIYRDKLNQTVVIVQRMGYNNYGEYGEVMRLAKAIEQVSGLPRAEWMEVRLMEQKAMKSMDSANQEELKAALERFRRLAHRRLPAAALRELEQLLAEYESHLRWYFIYYRQIGEEQEGEGLRFELRRSADRAIYALERALGEVAAQDSRLQGQFQNIMIVSFLIMLILSLTFGYFLSYLMTIPLQHLTRVMRRYTSYITEGQYDRIHSFYAVQKFTEDELGELTESFNRLLFSLQEALNNLEAKQEELEEANATLADINRQLEASNKALEDRNKKLHQISLEVSQKAEENALQRKLIEHELRIKEKIYTVISQEIRAPLSTLKGFLILLTSHENMLDAEEKKDLWQRMLGELEKVLLHLQDILQWMQQQSTAALDSSICFDLVRHIRDSVEQSRPFIEAKQLSLHFQDTCKRVVAAKIEKDVLSFVIRNLLSNAIRMTPPQGSVRINIECPEDNHLKVCIQDNGVGFSEAEMKAYQEGVQKISYQEKSKFNTAVLNLLMCYDFITKSGGSFSVESTPERGTKVCFTLLLVNYGMNVTQADKQH; this comes from the coding sequence ATGTGGTCTGTAATCAAGCGTTGGTCTGTACGGTACAAGCTCTTTGCAAGCTATGCCTTCTTTATTGCCCTCTTGGGCGGCTTGATGGCTATTAGTCTTTCGTTTTACAACAAACGTCGAAGCATCAGTCTGCTGTCGCAGCAGATGACCAATGTAATGATTCAGACCTTGCAATTGGTGAAAATAGAGCAAAGCTTCTTCTTGACTGACCTCAAGAAAAGTTATTTTTACCGCTATGGGCGCAGCGAGTTGATAGATAAGCATAAACAACTCTATACTCATATTCAACAGACCATAGACACTCTGTTAAAAGCCCCTTTGGTGCAAGGAAGCGACATCCAGTTGCACTTAAAAGATGCTCGTGAGCAGTTGAGCATCTACCGCGACAAGCTGAACCAAACAGTAGTAATAGTGCAGCGGATGGGATATAACAATTACGGCGAGTATGGCGAAGTAATGCGGCTGGCAAAGGCTATAGAGCAAGTGTCTGGCTTGCCCCGGGCAGAGTGGATGGAGGTACGCTTGATGGAGCAGAAAGCTATGAAGAGTATGGATTCTGCCAACCAAGAGGAGCTAAAAGCTGCTCTGGAACGCTTTCGTCGTCTGGCACATCGCCGCTTGCCGGCAGCTGCCTTGCGGGAGCTTGAACAACTATTGGCAGAGTATGAAAGCCACTTGCGGTGGTATTTTATCTATTACCGTCAAATAGGTGAGGAGCAGGAAGGCGAAGGCTTGCGTTTTGAATTGCGCCGCAGTGCCGACCGTGCCATTTATGCACTCGAGCGGGCATTGGGAGAGGTGGCAGCACAGGACAGCCGCCTCCAAGGGCAGTTTCAGAATATCATGATTGTATCGTTTCTGATTATGCTTATTTTGAGCCTCACTTTTGGCTATTTCCTGTCCTATCTGATGACTATACCCCTCCAGCACCTGACCAGAGTCATGCGCCGTTATACTTCCTACATTACAGAAGGGCAATATGACCGCATACACTCTTTTTATGCTGTGCAGAAATTTACCGAAGACGAACTGGGAGAACTGACCGAAAGCTTCAACCGTCTACTTTTTTCTTTACAGGAAGCGCTCAATAATTTGGAAGCCAAGCAGGAAGAACTCGAAGAAGCTAATGCTACTTTGGCAGACATCAACCGGCAGCTGGAGGCATCGAACAAAGCACTGGAAGACAGAAACAAAAAATTGCATCAAATTTCGTTGGAAGTATCTCAGAAAGCCGAAGAAAACGCCCTGCAGCGCAAGCTCATTGAGCATGAACTGCGCATTAAGGAAAAAATATATACCGTGATTTCGCAAGAAATACGCGCGCCACTCAGCACCTTGAAAGGTTTTTTGATTTTGCTGACCTCGCACGAGAATATGCTGGATGCCGAAGAGAAGAAAGATTTATGGCAGCGTATGTTGGGTGAACTCGAAAAGGTACTGCTTCATTTGCAGGATATTTTGCAGTGGATGCAGCAGCAGTCAACCGCTGCCCTCGATAGTTCTATTTGTTTCGATTTGGTGCGGCATATACGTGATAGTGTAGAGCAGTCTCGTCCTTTCATTGAAGCCAAGCAGTTGAGCCTTCATTTCCAAGATACATGCAAGCGTGTGGTGGCTGCTAAAATAGAAAAAGACGTCTTATCGTTTGTGATTCGCAACCTGCTGTCCAATGCCATTCGGATGACGCCCCCCCAAGGCAGCGTACGTATTAACATAGAATGCCCCGAAGACAACCACTTGAAGGTATGCATACAAGACAATGGCGTTGGTTTTAGTGAAGCCGAAATGAAAGCCTATCAGGAAGGAGTGCAGAAAATCAGCTATCAGGAGAAAAGCAAGTTCAACACAGCCGTGCTCAACCTGTTGATGTGCTATGATTTCATTACGAAGAGTGGTGGTAGCTTCTCTGTGGAGAGTACGCCTGAAAGAGGCACCAAAGTGTGTTTTACTCTTTTATTGGTCAATTATGGAATGAACGTAACTCAGGCAGACAAGCAGCACTAA
- a CDS encoding type 1 periplasmic binding fold superfamily protein → MRKQVLFSTLLAASVALTACKKDDPKPVNESELITTVEVTFTNQDDDSDVVTIRWYDEDGDGPANPVITNGNLRGGATYNAQVKLLDESKSPAKDITAEIRAEAEEHQLYYGFSNALFSSFEYLDQDANGRPLGLSFRVSTAPNRRDSENFTVLLIHEGDKSKNNASSPWVYNQLIGGEVDVQADFKLNLQFESVVE, encoded by the coding sequence ATGAGAAAGCAAGTTTTATTCTCGACCCTCTTGGCAGCAAGCGTAGCACTGACTGCCTGCAAAAAAGACGACCCCAAGCCGGTCAATGAATCGGAGCTCATCACCACCGTGGAGGTTACCTTCACCAACCAAGACGATGATTCGGATGTGGTTACGATTCGCTGGTACGATGAAGATGGCGACGGTCCTGCTAATCCCGTCATTACCAACGGCAATTTGAGAGGCGGCGCTACCTACAACGCACAAGTCAAGCTGTTGGATGAAAGCAAATCACCTGCCAAAGACATCACCGCAGAAATACGAGCAGAAGCCGAAGAGCATCAGCTGTATTATGGCTTTAGCAATGCGCTATTTAGCAGCTTCGAGTATCTGGACCAAGATGCCAACGGACGCCCGTTGGGTTTAAGCTTCCGGGTGAGCACCGCTCCTAACCGCAGAGATTCAGAAAATTTCACGGTACTGCTCATTCATGAGGGCGACAAGTCGAAAAACAATGCTTCTAGCCCATGGGTGTACAACCAACTTATAGGTGGCGAAGTCGACGTACAAGCTGACTTTAAGTTGAATCTGCAATTTGAATCTGTGGTAGAATAA
- a CDS encoding carboxypeptidase-like regulatory domain-containing protein encodes MPHYKEFLWACLYLCLHAWSSKAQDCMLRLDGRVIDTNGKPLPAATVYILNSKQGSITSSDGYYRLEKLCPGQYVIEISFTGYSTLYDTLQLTSSMHRNYRLSELPLDVGKVVIESKPFLYESVVVETLNDKAQWRQASKPLSRMLEEIEGVSSLSTGAEIAQPMLHGFWGNRLALNVEGSPLGSQRWGAEHAPEIDPLAYDRIEVIKGAQAVLLGSDAIGGAVVVKQSPLSDIDSLQIRCILNTYSNGMGALVHQKTSGRLSENFTFRIYTTATSSGDRQAARYVLSNTGHRRLSAGTGLGYRYRRWDANVQYDFFGAENGILRAAHIGNLDDLARAMERHQPWYVAPFSYDIANPKQKIAHHSWRLQSHRHGEHADWYFVYSLQNNTRKEYDIRRGGRSNMPAVWMRLLQQHLSVQGNFHFLRQMESSLAAEGLWQDNLNRTEQTNTRPILPDYRRQQLSLAWANTLPLNRMEWNWGLRLDYNHVQVWTFDYKQQLNTPEFRKFNGQFNMGMHTHLSDAWEWTSSLAWNYRLPAINELYSQGLHHGSGWIEEGLLVDNTGYYTPKSKLRFEQTYRWVNQWVYSKKQHRLSLTPHVSYIQNYVNLEAADLRLTIRGAFPVFRYRQTDVLWAGSDLSWEWQLSPSLKTTHKGSVLWAYDIKRDAGLNQVPPPVYRGAIVWQKAKWGKLSDIQLEFTSEYNGIALSLPHVIAPTQVESQASDTDRAWDFMPPPADYWLFHWRMEGNYGTHWRFSVEVENILNRAYRSYLNRWRYFADDLGRNVSLSVQYMFH; translated from the coding sequence GTGCCTCACTACAAAGAATTTCTATGGGCTTGTCTATACCTGTGCTTGCATGCTTGGAGCAGCAAGGCACAAGATTGCATGCTCCGCTTGGATGGGCGCGTAATCGACACTAATGGCAAACCACTACCTGCCGCTACGGTTTACATATTAAACAGCAAACAGGGTAGCATCACTTCTTCGGATGGTTACTACAGGTTAGAAAAGCTGTGTCCTGGGCAATACGTGATTGAGATTTCATTTACAGGATATAGCACACTCTACGACACTTTGCAGCTGACCAGTTCGATGCACCGGAACTATCGCCTGTCGGAGTTGCCGCTGGATGTAGGCAAAGTAGTCATTGAAAGCAAGCCTTTTCTTTATGAGAGTGTTGTTGTGGAAACGCTCAATGACAAAGCACAATGGAGGCAAGCAAGCAAACCGCTCAGCCGCATGCTTGAAGAGATAGAAGGCGTAAGCAGTTTAAGCACTGGTGCCGAGATAGCACAACCTATGTTGCATGGCTTTTGGGGCAATCGCTTAGCTTTGAATGTAGAAGGTAGCCCGCTGGGCAGCCAGCGATGGGGTGCCGAACATGCGCCTGAAATAGACCCACTCGCTTATGACCGCATAGAAGTCATCAAAGGAGCACAAGCCGTCTTGTTGGGCAGCGATGCCATAGGCGGGGCGGTGGTAGTCAAACAATCGCCACTAAGCGACATCGACAGCCTACAAATCCGATGCATACTAAATACGTACAGCAACGGCATGGGGGCACTGGTACATCAAAAAACCAGCGGTCGCCTGTCTGAAAATTTCACTTTCCGGATATATACTACTGCTACCAGCAGTGGCGACCGCCAAGCTGCCCGTTATGTACTTTCCAACACAGGGCACCGCCGCCTAAGTGCCGGTACTGGCTTAGGATATCGCTACCGTCGCTGGGATGCCAACGTACAGTATGATTTCTTCGGTGCAGAAAACGGTATTTTGCGCGCTGCCCACATAGGCAATCTCGATGACCTCGCCCGTGCTATGGAGCGCCACCAGCCTTGGTATGTAGCTCCTTTTAGCTACGACATTGCCAATCCCAAACAAAAGATAGCACACCACAGCTGGCGACTGCAGTCACATCGCCACGGTGAGCACGCCGACTGGTATTTTGTTTATAGCCTGCAAAACAACACAAGAAAAGAATATGACATACGGCGGGGTGGGCGCAGCAACATGCCTGCCGTATGGATGCGTCTGTTGCAACAGCACTTAAGCGTACAAGGGAATTTCCATTTTCTTCGCCAAATGGAAAGCTCCTTGGCTGCTGAAGGGCTCTGGCAAGACAACCTCAACCGCACCGAACAGACCAACACCCGTCCCATCTTGCCCGACTATCGGCGCCAGCAGCTGAGCCTCGCTTGGGCAAATACCCTTCCTTTGAATCGTATGGAATGGAACTGGGGACTGCGCTTAGATTACAATCATGTTCAAGTATGGACCTTCGACTATAAACAACAACTAAATACCCCTGAATTTCGGAAATTCAATGGACAGTTCAATATGGGTATGCATACCCACCTGTCGGATGCGTGGGAATGGACTTCTTCACTGGCGTGGAATTACCGCCTGCCAGCTATCAACGAGCTCTATAGTCAAGGGCTACACCATGGCAGTGGTTGGATAGAAGAAGGATTACTGGTCGATAACACGGGCTACTACACGCCTAAAAGCAAACTACGCTTCGAGCAAACCTACCGCTGGGTGAATCAATGGGTATATAGTAAGAAGCAACACCGCCTCAGCCTGACGCCTCATGTCAGTTACATTCAAAACTATGTAAACCTGGAAGCGGCAGACTTGCGTCTTACCATACGGGGAGCATTCCCGGTATTTCGCTATCGTCAAACCGACGTACTGTGGGCAGGTAGCGACCTGTCGTGGGAATGGCAGCTGAGCCCCTCGCTTAAAACCACACACAAGGGCAGTGTGTTGTGGGCATACGATATAAAGCGGGACGCAGGCTTGAACCAAGTGCCTCCTCCGGTGTATCGTGGTGCTATTGTTTGGCAAAAGGCAAAATGGGGCAAGCTTTCAGATATACAACTGGAGTTTACCTCCGAATACAATGGCATTGCTCTGTCTCTGCCTCATGTTATTGCACCTACCCAAGTGGAAAGTCAAGCGTCTGATACTGACCGGGCATGGGATTTCATGCCTCCCCCGGCAGATTACTGGCTGTTCCACTGGCGCATGGAAGGCAACTACGGGACGCATTGGCGCTTTTCGGTTGAAGTAGAGAATATACTAAACCGAGCATATCGCTCCTATCTGAACCGCTGGCGCTACTTCGCCGATGATTTGGGACGCAACGTATCGTTAAGTGTTCAATATATGTTTCACTGA
- a CDS encoding AAA family ATPase encodes MRATTEQQVKYLQERLWKLLEEVEQVVLGQQETVKLVLSAMLAGGHALLEGVPGLAKTLLVKTLAQSMRLHFNRIQFTPDLMPSDIIGTEVIRQLPDGNLEVEFRLGPIFANLLLADEINRTPPKTQAALLEAMQECAVTYAGNTYPLPTPFFLLATQNPVEQAGTYSLPEAQLDRFLLYLKMTYPAPDAELEVLRQTAVEHFHEPEAVMGRDDFVAAQECAQKVAVDERLIVWVHECILQTRPQATTNKNIRRWVQWGAGTRAGQAWLRVAKAHAFLSGRYSLALEDLHFVALPVLRHRFVLNFEAQAENISVDDLILEIIHA; translated from the coding sequence ATGAGGGCAACCACCGAGCAACAAGTAAAGTATTTGCAAGAACGCCTATGGAAGCTGCTTGAAGAAGTCGAACAAGTGGTATTAGGGCAGCAAGAAACGGTAAAGCTGGTATTGTCGGCAATGTTGGCAGGAGGGCATGCACTCTTGGAAGGGGTGCCGGGCTTAGCCAAAACCCTCTTAGTAAAGACCTTGGCTCAAAGTATGCGATTGCATTTTAATCGCATACAGTTTACCCCCGACCTCATGCCTTCCGATATCATAGGCACCGAAGTGATTCGCCAGCTGCCTGATGGGAACTTAGAGGTGGAATTCCGCCTGGGACCCATCTTTGCCAACTTGCTGCTGGCAGACGAAATCAACCGCACGCCGCCCAAAACACAAGCCGCCCTGCTCGAAGCCATGCAAGAATGTGCCGTGACTTATGCCGGTAATACCTACCCTCTGCCGACGCCTTTTTTTCTGCTGGCTACTCAAAACCCCGTGGAGCAGGCAGGCACTTATTCGCTGCCTGAAGCACAGCTCGACCGTTTTTTGCTCTATTTGAAAATGACTTATCCGGCACCAGACGCCGAGCTGGAGGTGTTGCGCCAAACAGCAGTGGAACACTTCCATGAGCCTGAAGCCGTCATGGGGCGCGACGACTTCGTGGCAGCACAAGAATGCGCGCAGAAAGTAGCCGTTGATGAGCGTCTCATTGTTTGGGTGCATGAATGTATTTTACAAACCCGCCCCCAAGCTACTACCAACAAAAACATACGGCGATGGGTGCAGTGGGGTGCAGGCACACGTGCAGGGCAGGCGTGGCTGCGTGTTGCCAAAGCACATGCCTTTCTTTCGGGGCGTTATTCACTTGCCCTCGAAGACTTGCACTTTGTGGCGCTGCCCGTTTTGCGCCATCGTTTTGTTTTGAACTTCGAAGCCCAAGCTGAAAATATTTCGGTAGATGATTTGATTCTTGAAATCATTCATGCGTGA